In Oscillatoria acuminata PCC 6304, a single window of DNA contains:
- a CDS encoding DUF4347 domain-containing protein, which translates to MNALEMTQLVVDSNPSTNSHYRSIAIFDAAVENWESLAAGVLPGTEVAILHRDRDGVAQIAELLATRSNIEALHIVSHGSPGSLYLGSVLLNTDNLDSYSQTLGQWRNALSGKAEILLYGCEVAAGEIGESFVQRLSEITGAEIAASDDPTGNAAKGGDWELEVRTGDINTPLAFALETIAEYPGVLTREPEWIEQFGTTTGDYSDGITVDSTGNLYITGSTEGNLGGTNAGYTDAWVVKYDSSGIQQWVQQLGSTLDDLPTGITVDSAGNVYVTGYSYGNLGGIHAGYEDAWIAKYDSSGTQQWVQQLGTTSSDRSDGITVDSAGHLYITGSTEGNLGGSNAGASDAWIAKLSPVVTITPGTTPTETGPTTGTFILTLTEPAPVGGVTVNYTVAGTATSGTDYQALSGSAVIPAGSTTATIDLVPIDDGVYEPDEIVEITLTPGTGYVLQPSTSIASHTLHSTGVSIAAGTAASEIGPTNGTFNLTLTEPAPLGGMTVNYTVAGTATNGSDYTALSGSVFIPAGNTTATINISTTDDSLDEGDETVELSLVAGTDYDLVSGSETASLTITDNDIAGVIIAEGDTNTLVSEDGITDTYAIKLATEPTGTVQIAVTPDTQTDLGSGAGTAVTLTFDNSNWNTEQIVTVTAIDDTAVEYDHTSTISHSVTSTDTNYNGLTVTDVTVSVMDNDLPSVSIAAGTNPSETSATPGNFQITLSDPAPPGGINLNYSIAGTATSAIDYTALSGSLFIAEGATSGTIEVVPIDDAIADPNETVELTLNAGTNYNVNAASATASLTITDNDTAGVTISAINGNTSEAGGTASFEVVLDTQPTADVTVNLVSSNTAEGTVSVPSITFTPGNWNVPQTVTVTGVDDAVADGNITYTIQTTVTSTDSIYSSINPNDVSVTNIDNDTPNILVTQSGGSTAVTEGGTTDSYQLVLTSAPTANVNITITPDVQTDLGNGAGTAVTLTFNNTNWNNPQTITVTATDDTAVEYAHTSTISHSVTSTDANYNGMAVGNITANVTDNDLPTVNVAAGNNASETNTSSGQFTLTLSDGAPAGGMTVNYSVAGTATSGTDYMALPGSVFIPAGATTANINVTPLDDAIDEPDETVNLTVTSGTGYNLGTNPTATISLIDNDTAGVKLTESNNSTNVSESGITDTYEIVLLSQPTQDVRITINPDSQTRVVGETSLTFTSNNWNVPQTVTVGAIDDTLVEYPHSGTISHSITSSDANYNGMSLSAVTANIADNDWPTIGIAPGISPQEQGPTTGTFNLTLSDPAPVEGIRVSYSFRGNATSGIDYNTLSGSVFIPVGATSANINIVPVDDFIDEDDESLEVSIEPGTNHNIGSSDTATTYIIDNDTAGIRIVESGSGTEVTEGGSADTYTIVLSSQPTADVRIDFSTDANLTPIQSLTFNASNWNVPQTVSVSAVDDTKLQGDRTSAIAHTVSSSDAKYNGMTLPNINAYIHDPDLAETKEGLASGFTLLENLLNEQLSQLTLPIVDKSLQDILPSEFVEKLHTDVLGAINDALDDGAEDLAGTMQEKLSSVFSKVEIDPEISDEELKFTITGENSIDLASIPLEGTLGFPALGIKAEGSADSAFEYQLSLGFGYNKDYGFYFDTENTELSFDLGLGLSDDFKATGTLAFLQLDLENNADDPTKIGAEFKVALQDIDNLPESGDDGDRLTFSELKGKYNLTDLFATTLDTKANLGLKAVTSIEGSAAIPSFNFDLKAEFPVLKYEDEEWSGPQKPTLAFNDMQLDLGTFVTDFAKPIITTVNDVVDPARPVIDTLTKDVSLLSQIEGLKKIFDQNKDDKVTLIEAGATIARKKVDTRFLDALGTIAQVSDSLKELSDQEGTLKIDLGSYELKFDATDPNADLTKAETTTTEEASSPEEQAKSKAGNSKITQFLEALNRIEGLSFPLLSKPLTAIDLLLGKDVTLFAYQMPKLDIDFGFQQEFPIYSIAGVGINGQLGGNFNAKTNLGFGFDTYGLTQWKNTDFALADSYKIFDGFYVSDRQNADGTGPDVNELKLTADIWAGANVSAAVVKAYLKGGVQGTAKLDLLDIGEENGTSDGKVRGSEIISRISNPLSMFEINGKVDAFLDAGVDYYVPFSWENAWSKRLATYNLAEFRLGSGPTRRSRAIDGYISAGTVFFDANFNGVWDAEAEPFGITNPDGSFELMVELEKFDTNQNGEIDVTEGKIVMGDGIDVSTYLPLVTPLTSTFDATVVTPLTTLIAQLVEQGMDSAEAQAKVKAALGLPAGVDLQNYDPLEAMANGDANGLTVFASMIQVQNTIVQTAKLIEGVSATPLTQLGYAAIKAIANRLSSGTPVDLTEQSEIEAIINSAIGFVAEAEPTLNSSQVASVVSAASQIMALGNQQVEEIVSSGKSLTDAATDIARLQSVAQGEIATSLPKLAAGTVSVEQFLAQNTSEAIQEKMANAFANNPTVRPVFEDPTIEGGNPTGFINSELGPILPQGLAASSEGVNSGDNNALAQNPLDFNLNLFLRFFDAEYYLAQNTDVAAAVENGTFGSAAEHFGAFGFAEGRAPSELFATDYLSQYADVAEAVTDGTFRSGFEHFIKFGFAEGRFPSEVFKDLEMFYLWKNPDAAAAVGQGSYANGLEHLVAVELASGGNTLSTYEVLTQTFDSQYYLMQNADVAQAVENGIFRSAMEHFIGFGMVEGRAPSMAYSDSYYLPNHADVDEAVKNGIFRSGYEHYMMYGMTEGRIGGEMMGSATSDMILGTAGSNTLIGMEGDDILFGDAGHDILIGVNVNAANPGVGEVDRLIGDVGNDTFVLGDANRTYYDSGVDAETGMNDYAAIADFAIAEDKIQLHGSAADYRLAVSPEGMFEGMAIYRQEGDREDLIAIVQDVSDLNLQESYFSFV; encoded by the coding sequence ATGAACGCACTCGAAATGACTCAGCTTGTGGTAGACAGCAACCCCAGCACCAATTCGCATTATCGCAGCATTGCAATCTTCGACGCAGCGGTAGAAAACTGGGAAAGTTTAGCAGCAGGAGTGCTTCCCGGCACTGAGGTGGCAATCCTCCACCGCGATCGAGATGGGGTAGCCCAAATCGCCGAACTCCTGGCAACTCGTAGCAACATTGAGGCATTGCATATCGTGTCTCACGGCAGTCCGGGCAGCTTATATTTGGGATCGGTTCTCCTCAATACCGATAACCTAGATAGCTACAGCCAGACCCTGGGACAGTGGCGCAATGCCCTGAGTGGGAAAGCAGAGATTTTGCTCTATGGGTGCGAGGTAGCAGCCGGAGAAATTGGTGAAAGCTTCGTACAGCGCCTCAGTGAAATAACTGGGGCAGAAATTGCAGCTTCCGATGACCCAACGGGGAATGCAGCAAAAGGGGGCGACTGGGAACTGGAAGTTCGCACCGGGGATATTAACACTCCCTTGGCGTTTGCGCTGGAGACAATCGCAGAATACCCAGGGGTTTTGACACGCGAACCGGAATGGATCGAGCAGTTTGGGACGACCACAGGAGATTACTCTGACGGCATTACCGTAGATAGCACGGGTAACCTCTACATTACTGGATCTACCGAGGGCAACTTGGGTGGCACCAATGCCGGGTACACTGACGCCTGGGTTGTCAAGTACGACAGCAGTGGCATTCAACAATGGGTTCAGCAGTTGGGGTCGACCTTAGATGACCTCCCTACCGGCATTACCGTAGATAGCGCGGGCAACGTCTACGTTACTGGATATAGTTATGGCAACTTGGGTGGCATCCATGCCGGGTATGAGGACGCCTGGATTGCCAAGTACGACAGCAGTGGTACTCAGCAGTGGGTTCAGCAGTTGGGGACGACCTCAAGTGACCGCTCTGACGGCATTACTGTAGATAGCGCGGGCCACCTCTACATTACTGGATCTACCGAGGGCAACTTGGGTGGCAGCAATGCCGGGGCCTCTGACGCCTGGATTGCTAAACTTTCTCCAGTCGTCACCATCACCCCAGGCACTACCCCAACTGAAACCGGCCCCACCACCGGCACCTTTATCCTCACCCTCACCGAACCCGCACCCGTAGGGGGAGTCACAGTCAACTACACTGTCGCCGGAACCGCAACCAGCGGCACCGACTACCAAGCCTTATCTGGCAGCGCAGTCATTCCCGCAGGCAGTACCACCGCCACCATCGACCTCGTTCCCATAGACGATGGGGTATATGAACCGGATGAAATCGTCGAAATCACCCTCACCCCCGGAACGGGTTATGTCTTACAACCATCAACCAGTATCGCCAGCCATACCTTGCATAGCACTGGCGTCAGCATCGCTGCTGGAACAGCAGCCAGCGAAATCGGCCCCACCAACGGGACCTTTAACCTCACCCTCACCGAACCCGCCCCCTTAGGCGGGATGACCGTGAACTACACCGTCGCCGGAACCGCCACCAACGGCAGCGACTACACAGCCTTATCCGGCAGCGTCTTTATCCCTGCTGGAAATACCACGGCCACCATCAATATTTCTACCACCGACGATTCCCTCGATGAAGGAGATGAAACCGTCGAACTCTCCCTCGTAGCCGGAACCGATTACGACTTGGTATCAGGCAGTGAAACCGCCAGCCTCACTATCACCGACAACGACATCGCCGGGGTGATTATTGCCGAAGGCGATACCAATACCCTCGTTTCAGAAGACGGCATCACCGATACCTACGCCATCAAACTCGCTACCGAACCCACGGGCACGGTACAGATCGCCGTCACCCCCGACACCCAAACCGACCTCGGTAGTGGTGCGGGAACTGCTGTCACCCTCACCTTCGATAACAGCAACTGGAATACCGAACAAATTGTCACCGTAACTGCCATTGACGATACTGCGGTCGAGTATGACCACACCAGCACGATTTCCCACAGCGTCACCTCCACCGATACCAACTACAATGGTTTGACCGTCACCGATGTCACAGTCAGCGTGATGGATAACGACTTGCCTTCAGTCAGCATCGCAGCCGGGACCAACCCTAGCGAAACCAGTGCCACTCCCGGTAACTTCCAGATTACCCTCAGCGATCCCGCTCCACCGGGGGGCATCAATCTCAACTACAGCATTGCCGGAACTGCTACCAGTGCGATCGACTATACTGCCTTATCCGGTAGCCTCTTTATTGCTGAGGGAGCAACCAGCGGCACGATCGAGGTAGTACCCATAGATGACGCGATCGCCGACCCGAACGAAACCGTAGAACTTACTCTGAATGCCGGCACCAACTACAACGTCAACGCCGCCAGCGCTACTGCCAGTTTAACTATCACCGATAACGATACTGCCGGAGTCACGATTTCTGCCATTAACGGCAACACCAGCGAAGCGGGGGGGACAGCTTCCTTTGAAGTGGTCCTCGACACCCAACCCACTGCCGACGTCACCGTTAACTTAGTCAGTTCCAATACTGCGGAAGGCACGGTTTCCGTTCCCTCCATCACCTTTACCCCCGGCAACTGGAACGTCCCTCAAACCGTCACCGTAACCGGCGTAGATGATGCCGTTGCCGATGGCAATATCACCTACACGATTCAAACTACTGTCACCAGCACGGACAGCATCTACAGCAGCATCAACCCGAATGATGTCAGCGTCACCAATATTGACAACGACACACCCAATATCTTAGTCACCCAAAGCGGCGGTAGCACTGCCGTCACCGAAGGGGGCACAACCGATTCCTACCAACTTGTCTTAACGAGCGCCCCCACCGCCAACGTCAACATCACCATCACACCGGACGTCCAAACCGACTTGGGGAATGGTGCGGGAACGGCAGTTACTCTCACTTTTAACAATACAAACTGGAATAACCCCCAAACCATCACGGTCACTGCGACTGACGATACGGCAGTCGAATACGCCCACACCAGCACGATTTCCCACAGCGTCACCTCCACCGATGCCAACTACAACGGCATGGCTGTGGGGAATATTACGGCTAATGTGACGGACAACGATTTACCGACGGTGAATGTGGCGGCGGGTAACAACGCCAGCGAAACCAACACCAGCAGTGGACAGTTTACTCTCACGTTGAGCGACGGGGCACCGGCGGGAGGGATGACGGTCAATTACTCTGTAGCGGGAACCGCCACCTCGGGGACGGATTACATGGCCTTACCCGGGAGTGTGTTCATTCCCGCCGGGGCAACGACTGCTAATATTAACGTCACTCCCCTAGACGATGCCATTGACGAACCAGACGAAACGGTGAACCTCACCGTCACTTCCGGAACGGGTTACAACTTGGGGACGAATCCGACGGCAACGATTTCCCTGATAGACAACGACACCGCAGGCGTAAAGCTTACCGAGTCGAACAACAGCACCAATGTTTCCGAAAGCGGCATCACCGATACTTACGAGATTGTCCTGTTGAGTCAACCCACCCAGGACGTCAGGATCACCATTAACCCTGACAGTCAAACCCGGGTAGTGGGGGAAACAAGTCTCACATTCACGTCAAACAACTGGAACGTACCGCAAACCGTCACCGTTGGGGCGATCGACGATACTCTGGTGGAGTATCCTCACAGTGGGACAATCTCCCACAGCATCACCAGCAGCGATGCCAACTACAACGGCATGAGCTTATCTGCGGTGACGGCAAACATTGCCGACAACGACTGGCCCACAATCGGAATTGCTCCGGGAATCAGTCCCCAAGAACAGGGTCCTACAACTGGCACTTTCAATCTCACCTTAAGCGACCCTGCGCCAGTAGAAGGCATCCGTGTCAGCTATAGCTTCCGAGGTAATGCCACCAGCGGCATTGACTACAACACTTTATCCGGCAGCGTTTTCATTCCGGTAGGTGCCACCAGCGCCAATATCAATATTGTGCCCGTGGATGATTTCATTGATGAAGATGACGAAAGCCTGGAAGTATCTATCGAGCCGGGAACGAATCATAACATCGGTTCATCGGATACTGCAACAACCTACATTATTGACAACGATACCGCAGGGATACGAATTGTGGAGTCGGGTTCGGGAACGGAAGTCACCGAAGGCGGGAGTGCTGACACCTATACAATAGTGCTATCCAGCCAACCTACTGCCGATGTTCGTATCGACTTTAGCACAGATGCCAATCTTACCCCGATTCAGTCTCTCACTTTCAACGCCAGCAACTGGAACGTTCCCCAGACGGTCTCGGTGAGTGCCGTTGACGATACCAAATTGCAAGGCGATCGCACCAGTGCGATCGCTCATACCGTCAGCAGCAGCGATGCTAAGTACAACGGCATGACCCTCCCTAACATCAATGCCTATATCCACGATCCGGATCTGGCAGAAACCAAAGAGGGACTGGCAAGCGGATTCACTTTGCTTGAGAACTTGCTCAACGAGCAACTCTCCCAACTCACACTGCCCATTGTTGACAAATCTCTCCAAGACATTCTCCCCTCAGAGTTTGTCGAGAAACTCCACACCGACGTACTCGGTGCGATTAATGACGCCCTCGATGACGGTGCCGAGGATCTGGCCGGGACAATGCAAGAAAAGCTGTCCTCCGTCTTCTCCAAAGTCGAAATTGATCCGGAAATCAGCGACGAGGAACTCAAATTTACGATTACCGGAGAAAACTCGATTGACTTGGCAAGCATCCCCCTAGAAGGCACGCTTGGCTTCCCTGCATTGGGAATAAAAGCGGAAGGGTCTGCCGATAGTGCATTCGAGTATCAACTCTCCCTGGGATTTGGGTATAACAAGGACTACGGCTTTTATTTCGATACGGAAAACACCGAACTCAGTTTCGATCTCGGCCTCGGTTTAAGCGATGATTTCAAAGCCACAGGGACGTTAGCATTCTTGCAACTCGACCTGGAGAACAATGCTGACGATCCCACCAAAATTGGTGCTGAATTCAAAGTCGCACTCCAAGATATCGACAACTTGCCCGAGTCCGGTGATGATGGCGATCGACTGACTTTTTCAGAACTCAAAGGCAAGTACAACCTCACGGATTTATTTGCCACCACTTTAGATACGAAAGCCAACCTGGGTCTAAAAGCAGTAACCAGCATTGAGGGAAGTGCGGCGATTCCCTCATTTAACTTCGATTTGAAAGCGGAATTCCCGGTCTTGAAGTACGAAGACGAGGAGTGGAGTGGGCCGCAAAAACCCACTCTGGCGTTCAACGATATGCAGCTTGACTTGGGAACGTTTGTCACTGACTTTGCCAAACCGATTATCACCACTGTCAATGATGTGGTAGATCCCGCTCGTCCGGTGATTGATACCCTGACCAAGGATGTCTCTTTGTTGTCGCAAATCGAGGGATTAAAAAAGATTTTCGACCAAAATAAGGATGATAAAGTCACCCTGATAGAAGCCGGTGCTACTATCGCCCGGAAAAAGGTAGATACTCGCTTCTTGGATGCTCTAGGCACGATCGCCCAAGTCAGCGACTCGCTTAAAGAACTATCTGACCAGGAAGGCACGCTCAAAATCGACTTGGGGAGTTATGAACTCAAATTCGATGCCACCGATCCGAACGCGGATCTGACAAAAGCCGAAACGACTACCACAGAAGAAGCGAGTTCGCCGGAGGAACAAGCTAAATCCAAAGCTGGAAATAGCAAAATCACCCAGTTCCTAGAAGCTTTGAACCGCATTGAAGGGCTGAGTTTTCCGCTTTTGAGCAAGCCGCTAACAGCGATCGACCTGCTGCTAGGGAAAGATGTCACTTTATTTGCTTACCAAATGCCGAAGTTGGACATAGATTTCGGATTTCAACAAGAATTCCCGATCTATAGCATTGCCGGAGTCGGAATTAACGGCCAACTGGGAGGCAACTTTAATGCTAAGACAAACCTAGGTTTTGGGTTTGATACTTACGGACTAACTCAGTGGAAAAATACCGATTTCGCCCTGGCAGATTCCTACAAAATCTTCGATGGCTTCTACGTCAGCGATCGTCAAAATGCAGATGGCACGGGGCCAGATGTTAACGAACTCAAACTCACCGCCGATATATGGGCAGGGGCGAATGTTAGTGCAGCAGTGGTCAAAGCCTATCTCAAGGGCGGAGTTCAGGGAACGGCAAAACTCGATCTGCTCGATATTGGCGAAGAAAATGGAACCAGTGATGGCAAGGTGCGAGGTTCGGAAATTATCTCCCGCATCAGTAATCCTCTGTCAATGTTTGAGATCAATGGCAAAGTGGATGCCTTCCTAGATGCGGGAGTAGACTATTACGTTCCTTTTAGTTGGGAAAATGCTTGGTCCAAACGTTTGGCTACCTACAATCTAGCCGAATTTCGTCTGGGTTCTGGTCCGACTCGTCGCAGTCGTGCCATTGACGGCTACATTAGTGCTGGCACAGTGTTCTTCGATGCCAACTTTAACGGGGTTTGGGATGCAGAAGCGGAACCCTTTGGGATTACCAATCCCGATGGCAGTTTTGAGCTGATGGTGGAGTTGGAAAAATTCGACACTAACCAAAATGGCGAAATCGATGTCACCGAAGGCAAGATCGTCATGGGAGACGGGATCGATGTTTCCACCTATTTGCCTCTGGTGACACCTTTGACTTCTACATTTGATGCCACTGTAGTCACACCGTTAACCACTCTCATCGCGCAGTTAGTGGAGCAAGGGATGGATTCGGCAGAGGCGCAAGCGAAGGTAAAAGCCGCCTTAGGACTGCCTGCTGGAGTAGATTTACAGAACTACGATCCCCTGGAGGCGATGGCAAATGGTGATGCCAATGGTTTGACGGTGTTTGCCTCAATGATTCAGGTGCAGAACACAATCGTGCAGACAGCGAAGTTAATCGAGGGAGTGAGTGCAACACCCTTGACCCAGCTTGGCTATGCAGCAATAAAAGCGATCGCAAATCGCCTCAGTAGCGGCACTCCCGTAGACTTAACCGAACAGTCGGAAATCGAAGCCATTATCAATTCGGCGATCGGATTCGTTGCGGAGGCAGAACCGACCCTCAACTCCTCCCAGGTTGCCTCGGTTGTCTCGGCAGCGTCGCAAATCATGGCGTTAGGCAATCAACAGGTTGAAGAAATTGTCAGCAGTGGAAAATCTTTAACCGATGCAGCCACTGACATTGCTCGCTTGCAGTCAGTAGCACAGGGTGAAATCGCTACGAGTTTGCCAAAACTCGCCGCAGGAACCGTTAGCGTAGAACAGTTCCTCGCCCAAAACACCAGCGAAGCCATCCAAGAGAAGATGGCGAATGCCTTCGCCAACAATCCCACCGTGCGTCCGGTGTTTGAGGATCCTACCATTGAAGGTGGCAACCCGACTGGCTTCATTAACTCGGAACTCGGACCGATTCTTCCCCAGGGGTTGGCTGCCAGCAGCGAAGGGGTTAACAGTGGAGATAACAACGCTTTGGCGCAAAACCCTCTCGATTTCAACCTGAATCTGTTCCTGCGGTTCTTCGATGCCGAATACTATCTGGCACAAAACACTGATGTGGCTGCTGCTGTAGAAAATGGCACTTTCGGCAGTGCAGCGGAACACTTCGGCGCATTTGGATTCGCTGAAGGTCGCGCACCTAGTGAGCTATTTGCCACGGACTATCTCTCACAATATGCCGATGTGGCAGAGGCCGTAACTGACGGCACATTCCGCAGTGGGTTTGAACATTTCATCAAGTTCGGGTTTGCCGAAGGTCGCTTCCCCAGCGAGGTGTTTAAAGACTTGGAAATGTTCTATCTGTGGAAAAACCCCGATGCAGCAGCAGCGGTAGGTCAAGGCAGCTATGCCAACGGACTGGAACATTTGGTGGCTGTGGAGTTGGCATCCGGTGGCAATACCCTATCGACCTACGAGGTTCTCACACAAACCTTTGACTCGCAATACTATCTCATGCAAAATGCCGATGTTGCCCAAGCAGTGGAAAATGGCATCTTCCGCAGTGCGATGGAACACTTTATTGGCTTCGGGATGGTGGAGGGTCGCGCTCCCAGTATGGCCTATAGCGACAGCTACTATCTCCCCAACCATGCCGATGTGGATGAAGCGGTGAAAAATGGCATCTTCCGCAGCGGGTACGAACATTATATGATGTACGGCATGACGGAAGGTCGCATCGGTGGCGAGATGATGGGTTCTGCAACCTCGGATATGATTCTGGGGACGGCGGGCTCCAATACGCTCATCGGGATGGAAGGAGATGACATCCTGTTTGGCGATGCGGGTCACGATATTCTCATCGGAGTGAATGTCAATGCTGCCAACCCAGGAGTCGGTGAGGTCGATCGCCTGATTGGGGATGTGGGTAACGATACCTTTGTTCTCGGCGATGCCAATCGCACCTATTACGATAGCGGAGTGGATGCCGAGACGGGAATGAATGATTATGCAGCGATCGCCGATTTTGCGATCGCTGAAGATAAGATCCAGTTGCACGGGTCGGCTGCTGACTATCGCCTTGCTGTTTCCCCAGAAGGAATGTTCGAGGGAATGGCGATTTACCGCCAGGAAGGCGATCGCGAGGATTTGATTGCGATCGTTCAGGATGTTTCTGACCTGAATTTGCAGGAAAGTTACTTCAGTTTCGTCTAA
- a CDS encoding ATP-dependent helicase: MTAPYRPCLRLNLTMSNDFDNNLPVSVAKPLTLLAQKRQEAEHRIRNGLRPGQQQMADWRGGPLAVSAVPGAGKSKGMADAAALAIARFKLHYRHHLVVVTFTRSAAANLKLKIRAALRQLAMPQIGFTVNTLHGLALAIASQHPELSGLDLEQMTLVTPNQSNRLIIQSVERWIAANPQRYQILIEGSQFDGEETERLRRQSVLRTDVLPQLAQTAIHEAKSSGLLPQDLWQIAMASEGQVPDDPYGILAIAAGLYEQYETLMRSRQFIDYDDMILSALRVLENQSACYLWQKQVFAVFEDEAQDSSPLQTQLLEILARQCDNPDAPPNLIRVGDPNQAINSTFTPADPIYFRRFCESCDRDHLLATMDRAGRSTRIIINAANFVLSWVNRHYAQQHQITPEIEYSRPSAKLPFRLQNIRTVESDDPQPDANPPHTGGGLEMYQPRDIYHTIELIARRAVQLFSETTEERSAAILVRENRQGRFIQEVMSNPHLYGIQCELAKHDIEVFDVSASDRRSQVPAEMLALLQFLDRPHSPDYLKTVLRVLVDRNLIPSQDLNALTSLPEQFLYPGPLEPPQPPAVLQARRFCASLLTARIELPLYQLISFLALALHYDASELATADKLGDRLAQQTAGNPSMSGILTVLNEIVTSERFEPVDTEDNAEKIYTRPRQLTIVTMHKAKGLDWDYVFIPFLHANMIPGSFWVPPPALFLGEYTLSEVARAQIRAYLHHQSAPQSWESEPFQFPSIADSWKQAEDLKIAEEYRLLYVAMTRAKRLLWISAAKQAPFTWSKPANLQDREPCPVLPALMEAYPDEVVELSDINF, encoded by the coding sequence ATGACCGCCCCTTATCGTCCTTGTCTCCGGTTGAACCTCACGATGTCCAATGATTTTGATAACAACTTGCCTGTATCGGTTGCCAAACCTTTGACGCTATTGGCTCAAAAGCGTCAGGAGGCAGAACACCGCATCCGCAATGGATTACGACCGGGACAACAGCAAATGGCGGATTGGCGAGGCGGTCCCTTGGCTGTATCTGCGGTCCCGGGTGCTGGAAAATCTAAGGGAATGGCGGATGCCGCAGCATTGGCGATCGCGCGGTTTAAACTGCATTATCGTCACCATTTGGTTGTCGTCACTTTCACCCGTTCTGCGGCAGCTAATTTAAAATTAAAAATTCGTGCCGCCTTGCGACAATTGGCAATGCCACAAATCGGATTTACGGTCAATACCTTACATGGATTAGCCCTGGCGATCGCCTCCCAGCATCCGGAATTATCGGGTTTGGACTTAGAACAGATGACATTGGTCACCCCCAACCAAAGTAATCGCCTAATCATTCAAAGTGTAGAACGCTGGATTGCCGCTAATCCCCAACGGTATCAAATTTTAATAGAAGGTTCTCAATTTGATGGCGAGGAAACGGAACGCTTGCGCCGTCAGTCTGTCTTACGCACGGATGTGCTGCCGCAACTCGCACAAACTGCTATTCATGAAGCCAAATCTTCGGGATTATTACCCCAAGATTTATGGCAAATCGCGATGGCATCCGAGGGACAAGTTCCGGATGACCCCTATGGCATTCTGGCGATCGCCGCTGGATTATATGAACAGTATGAAACCTTGATGCGATCGCGGCAATTCATCGATTACGATGACATGATTCTTTCTGCCTTGCGTGTTTTGGAAAATCAGAGTGCCTGTTATTTGTGGCAAAAACAAGTCTTTGCCGTATTTGAAGACGAGGCGCAAGATTCCTCCCCCTTACAAACCCAATTGTTAGAAATTTTGGCCCGCCAGTGCGACAATCCTGATGCACCTCCCAATTTAATTCGCGTCGGCGACCCCAATCAAGCGATTAATTCTACCTTTACCCCGGCTGACCCGATCTATTTTCGCCGCTTTTGTGAATCCTGCGATCGCGATCATCTCCTGGCGACAATGGATCGCGCCGGACGCAGTACCCGAATTATCATCAATGCAGCTAATTTTGTCTTAAGTTGGGTCAATCGTCATTATGCACAACAGCATCAAATTACACCGGAGATAGAATACAGTCGCCCTTCGGCCAAATTACCCTTTCGCCTGCAAAATATTCGCACCGTTGAATCCGACGACCCCCAACCGGATGCAAATCCGCCTCACACCGGAGGAGGATTAGAGATGTATCAACCTCGGGATATTTATCACACTATCGAATTGATTGCGCGGAGGGCGGTGCAGTTATTTAGTGAGACGACTGAGGAGCGATCGGCAGCCATTTTGGTCCGAGAAAACCGCCAAGGGCGATTTATCCAAGAGGTGATGAGCAATCCCCATTTATATGGGATTCAATGTGAGTTAGCCAAACATGACATCGAAGTGTTTGATGTATCCGCCAGCGATCGCCGGTCTCAAGTCCCCGCAGAAATGCTGGCATTGCTGCAATTCCTCGATCGCCCTCATTCCCCGGACTATTTAAAAACCGTTTTGCGCGTCTTAGTCGATCGCAACTTAATCCCCTCCCAAGACTTAAACGCCCTCACTAGCTTACCGGAACAATTCCTCTATCCCGGTCCGTTAGAACCCCCTCAACCCCCAGCCGTACTGCAAGCGAGACGGTTCTGTGCCAGCTTGCTCACAGCGCGGATAGAACTCCCCTTGTATCAACTGATTTCCTTCCTCGCCTTAGCCTTACATTATGATGCCTCCGAACTCGCCACCGCCGATAAATTAGGCGATCGCTTGGCCCAACAAACCGCCGGAAATCCCTCCATGAGCGGCATTCTCACCGTCCTCAACGAAATCGTCACCTCAGAACGCTTTGAACCCGTCGATACAGAAGATAACGCCGAAAAAATTTATACTCGCCCGCGACAACTCACCATTGTCACCATGCACAAAGCCAAAGGACTGGATTGGGATTATGTCTTCATCCCCTTCCTCCATGCCAACATGATTCCAGGCAGCTTCTGGGTTCCCCCACCGGCCCTGTTTCTCGGGGAATACACCCTATCCGAAGTCGCCCGCGCCCAAATTCGCGCTTACCTACACCACCAAAGCGCACCCCAGTCATGGGAAAGCGAACCCTTCCAGTTCCCTTCCATCGCCGACTCCTGGAAACAAGCCGAAGACCTCAAAATTGCCGAAGAATACCGCTTACTCTATGTTGCCATGACTCGCGCCAAACGATTGTTATGGATTTCTGCCGCCAAACAAGCCCCCTTTACCTGGAGTAAACCCGCCAATTTACAAGACAGAGAACCCTGTCCCGTTTTGCCTGCCTTAATGGAAGCATACCCTGATGAAGTTGTGGAGTTATCAGATATTAATTTTTAA